The DNA region GGTCAGACCCAGAAAGCCGTAGACTACGGATGGGATACCCACCAGCAAATCCAGTACGGGCCTCAGCGTGTGGCGAAGCCATTTGGGCGTCATCTCGGCTAAAAACACAGCAATGATGACGGAAATAGGAATGGCAAACAGCATGGTAAGACCGGTCAAGGCCAACGTTCCCAAGATAAAAATCAACGCGCCGTAATGTTCATTTTCCGGGTCCCAGTTGGTCGAGAAAAAGAATTCGCTCAGCGACACATCCCCGAAAGTGAGAACCCCTGTGCGCAGCATGAGAACCAGAATGCATAACAGCACCAGGCAGACAAAGCTTGCGCTGCCAATGCAGACCAGGCGAAACAGTTTATTGGACCATCTTAAACGCGCCTTACGGTCAAACCGGGTTCCCGATCCGGGAGCCTTGCCGATGCTTGGACCAAGCTCACTCGGAGCAGGGCTGTTCGTGGATGGATTTAAATCGATCATGAAGGACTCTTCCTTTCACATAGAGAAGCCAGCTTGGCGACCGTGCGCAGAAGCTGGCTATCCCTTTCCTTATGAATTACGGGAATGACGAACGATTAGCGTCCGTTATTTAACGGCAGCAAGCGGAATGAATTTCAGCTTTTTCAGGGAACCGTTCTGGAACTTGCTGCTTTGGATATAATCGATGAACGCTTTGGTTGCTCCCGTAGGTTGACCTTTCGTCATGTAATATCCGATACCCCATACTTTGTACGTTTTGTTCAGGACGTTTTTCTCCGTTGGTGCTACGCCATTGATCGATACAGCCTTCATTTTGCTAGTCACATAAGGAAGGTCAATATAACCGATTGCATTTGGTGTTGTTTCAATCGTTGTTTTCATGTCACCGCTGGAACCAACCTCTTTATAGTTGTCTCCTTTGCTCATGAAATCCTTGCCGTCCAAGGCTTTTTGTTGAAAGTTAACCCGTGTGCCAGAACCAAACTTACGATTAACTACAACGATGTTCGCATCCGATCCGCCGACTTCCTTCCAGTTGGTCACTTTGCCGGAGAAGATGTCCTGCAGTTGTTTCGTTGTCAGATTGCTGACACCCACGTTCGTATTCACTACAGCGGTGAATACCGTGACAGCTACCGGATTGGCTACCATGCCGTCAAATTTCTTAAATCCTGGTACATCCTTGGAAGCATCCCAGTCCACCGCACCAATGTCCGCAATACCTTTACGAACGGATTGTGGTCCTGTAATGGAACCCGCCGCGGAAGCCGAGATTTTAACTTTGGGGTTGTCTTTCTTGAATTCACTTGCAGCTTGAAGTGTCAGCGGAAGCAATGCCGAGGAACCGTTGATGACAATTTTTCCTTTCTCTGTGCTTTTGGCAGCCGATGCCGTCGTTGCTCCTCCAAGTCCACCAATTAGGGATACAGCCATCAGCATGGCTGTGAAGGGTTTGATCCATTTTTTCATTTTTATAAACTCCTCTCGAATTCTATAATAGTTAATTTCATCTCATGCTTGTCACGTTGTAACCAAATCCTACTTCGTAACGGCTCTCCAACTGCTACCCGTTTGAACCAGAACCCGGTCGTTCTCAATGACAGCCACTTGCGAACCAGCAACCGCGAAGGAAGATACATCGGAAGATACCGTGTACAGCTTGGTTTGTTTGCCGCTCACCGGGTCAATCGAAAGGATCACGCTGTTGCTGTCATCCTGGGCCGCCAGTACATACAAGATGCCACCTGACAGAATAGCTTGTTCTACATCGTACTCGGCATACAACGGCGTAGACTTTTGAGATGAATCCACAGACAGCAATGATGCTTTACCGTCTTCCGAAGGTACACTCACGTAGTAAGCTTTTTGGCCGTCAGCAGACCATACAAATATCTTGTCGTCTGTTGATGTCGTGAGCTTCACAGCCTCTGGTTTTGTATCTCCTGTGTTATACGAAAATATTTGCTGTTGATTTTCTGAAAAATCGATGGAC from Paenibacillus sp. JNUCC-31 includes:
- a CDS encoding phosphate ABC transporter substrate-binding protein, whose protein sequence is MKKWIKPFTAMLMAVSLIGGLGGATTASAAKSTEKGKIVINGSSALLPLTLQAASEFKKDNPKVKISASAAGSITGPQSVRKGIADIGAVDWDASKDVPGFKKFDGMVANPVAVTVFTAVVNTNVGVSNLTTKQLQDIFSGKVTNWKEVGGSDANIVVVNRKFGSGTRVNFQQKALDGKDFMSKGDNYKEVGSSGDMKTTIETTPNAIGYIDLPYVTSKMKAVSINGVAPTEKNVLNKTYKVWGIGYYMTKGQPTGATKAFIDYIQSSKFQNGSLKKLKFIPLAAVK